A segment of the Sphingobacterium oryzagri genome:
TCTGGGCAGAAACAATCAATGCTATACGCCGGGAAAGTCCGGAAACCACGTTAGAAACATTAATACCTGATTTTAAAGGACAATGGGATAACTTAGATCGCGTGATCGCGGTGCGTCCGGAAGTGGTCTCGCACAACTTGGAAACCGTTCGCCGGTTAACGCGTGAAGTGCGTATACAAGCAAAATATGATCGTTCATTGGAATGTCTACGTCGGATATCCGAAGCAGGACTACGCACCAAATCGGGGATTATGCTCGGTTTTGGCGAGACGGAAGAAGATGTAATCGAAGCAATGCAAGACCTTTACGACGTAGGGGTACACATTTTGACGATTGGTCAATACCTACAGCCTACAAAAGCACATCATCCGGTGGTAGAGTGGATTACACCGGCTCAATTTGAGAAATATAAACAAATCGGTTTAAAAATGGGCTTTAAATACGTGGAGTCGGGCCCGTTGGTGCGCTCTTCTTACCATGCAGAAAAGCATTTGTTCGATATGCAATAGTACGGCGTATGCTTGTTTAGTTTACGGCGTAATTTAAAAATACATTAAAGGGCTGTCTCCTACGTGTTGTTTACAACAAACATGGGAGACAGCCCTTTGTTATAAAATCTGCTAAGGGGCGAATGTTAAAATACCCTGTTCGCTTAGTCAGTTGGCCGCTCAAATACTGTTTGACCCGCAATAACCGTACGACGCGTTTTTATCTCACGGATTTTCGCTAGCGGGACCGTCATAATATCCGCTTCCAAAATAGTAAAATCCGCATCTTTACCACGCTCGATACTTCCGCGTTTTCGCTCTTGAAAACAAGAGTATGCCGCCCAGATCGTCATGCCCTTTAATGCTTGCTCGCGCGTAATCGCATTTTCCATTTGGAATCCTCCTTGCGGAAAACCACTATGATCTACACGTGCAACGGCCGCATGAAATCCATATAACGGATTGAAATGTTCAATTGGAAAATCGCTACCCAACGCCAGCATACCGTACTGGTTCAGCAGGTCTTTGTAAGCGTATGCCCCTTTTATACGATCTGCTCCCAATCGTTCTTCTGCCCAATACATGTCAGATGTAGCATGGGTAGGTTGCACAGAAGGAATAATATGAAATTTTGCAAATTTGCTGAAGTCTTCCGGCGCGATAACCTGCGCGTGCTCAATACGCCAGCGTCTCTTTTCCGGTTCTTTCAAGTGTTTTCCATAAGTATCCAGCATCATTCGGTTGGCCGAGTCTCCGATAGCATGCGTGTTTACCTGGAATTCCGTCGCTGCGAGTTTTTTGATCACGTCGTCAAATTCTTTCGGACTATGAAGTAAAAAGCCGCGCGTCGGCGCATCGTGGTAATGATCTAACAGGCAAGCACCACGCGATCCTAAAGCACCATCGGCCATCAGTTTGACAGAGCGAATGCTGAGCCGATCACCGTCGAAAAAGCCTTCCTTGATATACTTTTCAATGCTCGCCCGATTGCCAGCAATCATGGCGTAATCGCGTATGGTCAGCGAGTCTTGCTGATAGAATTTTTTAAGGTAGTCGAGTTGTTCTACAGTAAGGCCAGCATCAACAATAGAAGTAAGGCCAACAGAAAATAGCGAATCTTGCGCACGGCGAAGCGCTAACAGCAATGGGCGCTCTTCTGGCGGCGGAATGTGCAGTTTAACCAGTGCCATGGCATTATCCATTAAAATACCACTTGGTTTTCCGGTGCTATCCGCAACGATAATACCGCCTTCTACCGGTTTCACGCTATCGATCTGCGAAAGCTTCAGCGCTTGGCTATTAACCAGAGCAGCATGATAATCTACTCTGGAAAGGAATACAGGCGTTTCCGGGAAGTATTTATCCAGGCTATCCTTGGTTGGAAAAGTCTTATCCGCCCATTGGTTTTGGTCCCAGCCACCTCCAATGATCCACTTTTTTTCCGGGTAAGCCTCTTTATATATCTTTAACTTCGTCAGTACTTCATCAAATGATTTCGTGCCACGAAGATCAACCTGTTCCAACAGCTCGGCAAACATAAAGAAATGCGCATGGGCATCGTAAAATCCCGGATAGATAATACCGCCTTTCGCGTCTATGCGCTCTTTAGCAATATATTTCCTACTGATATCTTCGGATGTGCCGATGTCGACAAAAACGCCGTTTTTAATCGCAAATGCTTCCGCAACCGTAAAGTTGGAATCTACGGTATACACCTTGGCATTGTACACGATCAAATCCACTTCTTTGTTGGTGGTGCATGCAACAAAAATAAGAAGGAATACAGACAGCACAGTGAACGTAAAAAATTTCATATATAGCAGGCTTTAAGCTTATCTAAAGTACTAAAAAAGGCTTTCCAAAAAAATAGGAAAGCCTCTTCATTCAAAAAAATCAAAAAATCTAAAGACTAGCAGTATTCATCAAATGCTGCAATAAGGTTGTCTGCGATCATTTGTGCAGGTCTGCCCTCAATCATATGTCTTTCGATCATATGCACAAGTTTACCATCCTTAAATAAAGCCATGGCTGGCGACGAAGGCGGGTAAGGCAGCATATAATCTCGTGCTTTGTCGACTGCATCTTTTTCCATGCCCGCAAATACGGTAACCAATTTACTTGGTTTTTTACCGTTCTCTACTGCAAAGCGCGCCGCAGGGCGTGCATTTGCTGCCGCGCAACCACATACCGAGTTGACAACAACAAATACGGTTCCTTCCGAAGGGATAGCAGAATCTACCTCTTCAACTGATTTTAACTCCTGAAAGCCCGCATCAGTTAATTCCTGACGCATCGGTGCTACTAAATATTCTGGATACATGATGTTTTATTTTATAAACCTAAATTACAAAGTCAAATTTTCACTCCAATCGTTAAACGATGCTAACGAGTAGAATATCTTCTGTACAAATGTAAGCGATTGCCCAAGTTTTAACAAGATGTTATCCTCAAGATAATGTCAGATTTGCTCGAATTGGGTACTAAATCACTTTGAAATCAATATAGTATAGGTTATTTTTGTGTGATAAAAAAATAAAAACTATGTCATCTATAGAAACAAGTTACGTTC
Coding sequences within it:
- a CDS encoding BrxA/BrxB family bacilliredoxin, which codes for MYPEYLVAPMRQELTDAGFQELKSVEEVDSAIPSEGTVFVVVNSVCGCAAANARPAARFAVENGKKPSKLVTVFAGMEKDAVDKARDYMLPYPPSSPAMALFKDGKLVHMIERHMIEGRPAQMIADNLIAAFDEYC
- a CDS encoding amidohydrolase, which produces MKFFTFTVLSVFLLIFVACTTNKEVDLIVYNAKVYTVDSNFTVAEAFAIKNGVFVDIGTSEDISRKYIAKERIDAKGGIIYPGFYDAHAHFFMFAELLEQVDLRGTKSFDEVLTKLKIYKEAYPEKKWIIGGGWDQNQWADKTFPTKDSLDKYFPETPVFLSRVDYHAALVNSQALKLSQIDSVKPVEGGIIVADSTGKPSGILMDNAMALVKLHIPPPEERPLLLALRRAQDSLFSVGLTSIVDAGLTVEQLDYLKKFYQQDSLTIRDYAMIAGNRASIEKYIKEGFFDGDRLSIRSVKLMADGALGSRGACLLDHYHDAPTRGFLLHSPKEFDDVIKKLAATEFQVNTHAIGDSANRMMLDTYGKHLKEPEKRRWRIEHAQVIAPEDFSKFAKFHIIPSVQPTHATSDMYWAEERLGADRIKGAYAYKDLLNQYGMLALGSDFPIEHFNPLYGFHAAVARVDHSGFPQGGFQMENAITREQALKGMTIWAAYSCFQERKRGSIERGKDADFTILEADIMTVPLAKIREIKTRRTVIAGQTVFERPTD
- the lipA gene encoding lipoyl synthase, with translation MIELPVIPVTETQRKPDWLRVKLPVGKEYRHVRSLVDEHKLHTICESGNCPNMGECWGAGTATFMILGNICTRSCSFCAVATGRPKAVDLDEPSRVANSVKLMQVKHCVITSVDRDDLKDGGSTIWAETINAIRRESPETTLETLIPDFKGQWDNLDRVIAVRPEVVSHNLETVRRLTREVRIQAKYDRSLECLRRISEAGLRTKSGIMLGFGETEEDVIEAMQDLYDVGVHILTIGQYLQPTKAHHPVVEWITPAQFEKYKQIGLKMGFKYVESGPLVRSSYHAEKHLFDMQ